The Litchfieldia alkalitelluris genome has a window encoding:
- the proC gene encoding pyrroline-5-carboxylate reductase — MLSDKKIAFLGAGSMAEAMIAGIVNSNKVPREQVIATNRSDLKRLKEIQKSYGITVSQRDKLNLKEVDIVILAMKPKDIDQALLSIKNDISPNALILSVLAGITTSYIEQHLHKGQQVIRVMPNTSSMIGESATAIASGTQTSFDQVKLVKELLQTIGEVFIINEEKMDIFTGIAGSGPAYFYYLMEHMEKAGVEQGLDAETSRQIIAQTIVGAAKMIQEQNETPTVLRENVTSPNGTTAAGLKALELNGGGNAISQAVKSASERSKEISEQLEGQKNTTKKAI; from the coding sequence ATGTTATCAGATAAGAAAATTGCATTTTTAGGTGCTGGATCAATGGCGGAAGCAATGATTGCAGGAATCGTAAATTCAAACAAAGTACCAAGAGAACAAGTAATTGCTACTAACCGCAGTGATTTAAAGCGCTTAAAGGAAATTCAAAAAAGTTATGGAATTACTGTTTCTCAAAGAGATAAATTGAATTTAAAAGAAGTTGATATCGTTATTTTGGCGATGAAACCAAAGGATATTGATCAAGCGTTACTTTCAATAAAAAATGATATTAGTCCCAATGCGTTAATACTTTCCGTGCTAGCCGGAATTACAACCTCATATATTGAACAACATCTTCATAAAGGTCAACAAGTTATACGTGTGATGCCAAACACATCAAGTATGATTGGTGAATCAGCAACAGCTATAGCCTCAGGAACACAAACATCATTTGATCAAGTCAAACTCGTAAAAGAACTTCTACAAACGATTGGCGAGGTATTTATCATCAACGAAGAGAAGATGGATATCTTTACAGGTATTGCTGGAAGTGGCCCTGCATATTTCTATTACCTTATGGAGCATATGGAAAAAGCGGGTGTTGAACAAGGGCTAGATGCAGAAACATCACGCCAAATCATTGCGCAAACTATTGTTGGTGCAGCCAAGATGATACAAGAACAAAATGAAACACCTACTGTCTTGCGTGAAAATGTAACCTCACCAAATGGAACAACAGCAGCTGGTTTGAAAGCTCTGGAGTTAAATGGTGGAGGAAATGCAATCTCACAAGCTGTCAAAAGTGCATCAGAACGTTCAAAGGAAATCAGTGAGCAGCTTGAAGGACAGAAAAACACGACTAAAAAAGCTATTTAA
- the proB gene encoding glutamate 5-kinase, translating to MTAQDVNNQRVVIKIGSSSLTSRHGEISRKKLEKLVDEVVQLKDEGHEVVLVSSGAVAAGYRKLGCIDRPCSLPEKQAAASIGQGLLIEAYSELFLSHGYVASQILITRSDFSDENRYNNMRNTMNVLLERGIIPIVNENDTVTIDRLKFGDNDTLSAKVAGLVEANRLIILSDIDGLYDSDPRKNENAKLLDKVFDITPEIEAAAGGSGSAVGTGGMKSKIDAVKIAMTLGIDIFLGKASLQNVMIDAVNGTAKGTYFEVEDNTISLNQKKQWIAFNSGPKGKMTLSTKAKELLIEQKQSVFINEINEFEGHFKEGSVIRLCIESGEEIGLGIINLSSNKLQEYLDEADNEQSHIKPVIDIENFVCHMDISIPAGL from the coding sequence ATGACGGCCCAAGACGTCAACAACCAAAGGGTTGTAATTAAAATAGGAAGCAGCTCACTAACGAGTAGACATGGTGAGATTAGTAGAAAAAAGCTTGAAAAGCTAGTCGATGAAGTTGTTCAGCTAAAAGATGAAGGTCATGAAGTAGTTCTCGTTTCTTCAGGAGCTGTAGCAGCAGGATATCGTAAGCTCGGATGTATTGACCGACCATGTTCATTACCAGAAAAGCAAGCTGCTGCTTCCATTGGGCAAGGGCTTTTAATTGAGGCATATTCAGAATTATTTTTGTCTCATGGCTATGTAGCTTCACAAATCTTAATTACAAGAAGTGACTTTTCAGATGAAAATCGCTATAACAATATGAGAAACACAATGAATGTGCTTTTAGAACGAGGGATTATCCCTATTGTTAATGAAAACGATACAGTGACAATTGATCGATTAAAGTTTGGAGACAACGATACGCTCTCAGCAAAAGTTGCAGGACTGGTAGAAGCTAATCGATTAATTATTCTTTCAGATATAGATGGCTTATATGATTCTGACCCAAGAAAAAATGAGAATGCAAAATTGCTAGATAAAGTATTTGATATTACGCCAGAAATTGAGGCGGCTGCTGGAGGTTCCGGAAGTGCTGTTGGAACAGGCGGTATGAAGTCGAAAATTGATGCTGTTAAGATCGCGATGACTCTAGGAATTGATATTTTCTTAGGGAAAGCAAGTCTTCAGAATGTCATGATTGATGCCGTAAATGGTACAGCAAAAGGAACCTATTTTGAGGTTGAAGATAACACAATTTCTTTAAATCAAAAAAAGCAGTGGATTGCTTTTAACTCAGGTCCAAAAGGGAAAATGACATTGTCAACTAAAGCGAAAGAATTGCTTATTGAGCAAAAGCAAAGTGTTTTTATCAATGAAATTAATGAGTTTGAAGGACATTTTAAAGAAGGCTCAGTTATTCGTTTGTGCATTGAAAGTGGTGAAGAGATAGGGTTAGGCATTATTAATCTATCGTCAAATAAACTTCAAGAGTACCTAGATGAAGCGGATAATGAACAATCACATATAAAGCCAGTTATAGATATTGAAAACTTCGTATGTCATATGGATATTTCAATACCGGCTGGGCTATAA
- a CDS encoding glutamate-5-semialdehyde dehydrogenase, with translation MAVIEKTTVEAQAIAAKKAARKLGILTTEDKNEALLTLAENLESEYETILSANQKDLEVGKEKGYEAAFIDRLTLTKERIFDFAEGLRQVAKLSDPTNETLSEWTLDNGLKVEKITVPLGVIGMIYEARPNVTVDATGLALKSGNAIVLKGGSSAISSNKAIVAVMHRALEKTKIPKEAVQFIASTDREATQQLFTMKEHIDVLIPRGGGSLINAVVNNATVPVLETGVGNCHLYIDRSADTQKALSILVNAKTDRPAVCNAAETVIIHKDWFAENLENFIETCAKHNITIHGDETVVSKIANAKPANEEDWANEYLSLDIAVKVVNSIDEAIDHIETYGTKHSEAIITEDKDAASLFMKLVDASALYHNASTRFTDGGALGFGAEIGISTQKLHARGPMGLPALTTVKFLMSGNGQVR, from the coding sequence ATGGCTGTAATAGAAAAAACGACGGTTGAAGCTCAGGCAATAGCAGCAAAAAAGGCAGCAAGAAAATTAGGTATATTAACTACAGAGGATAAAAATGAAGCTCTTTTAACCTTGGCAGAGAATTTAGAATCAGAATATGAAACCATTTTAAGTGCAAATCAGAAGGATTTAGAAGTAGGAAAAGAAAAAGGGTATGAAGCTGCATTTATTGATAGATTAACTTTAACAAAGGAACGGATTTTTGATTTTGCAGAAGGTTTACGTCAGGTAGCAAAATTATCAGATCCTACGAATGAGACCCTATCAGAGTGGACTTTAGATAATGGTCTAAAGGTTGAAAAAATAACAGTTCCACTTGGTGTTATTGGAATGATTTATGAAGCACGACCTAATGTAACTGTTGATGCAACTGGTTTAGCATTAAAATCTGGTAATGCAATTGTTTTAAAGGGGGGGTCATCAGCAATTTCCTCTAATAAAGCCATTGTAGCAGTTATGCATCGTGCATTAGAGAAAACTAAGATTCCAAAAGAGGCTGTTCAATTTATTGCGAGTACAGATCGGGAAGCAACACAGCAGCTGTTTACAATGAAGGAGCACATTGATGTGTTAATCCCTCGTGGTGGCGGTTCTCTCATAAATGCAGTCGTTAATAATGCAACAGTACCTGTTCTTGAAACGGGTGTTGGTAATTGCCATCTTTATATTGATCGTTCTGCAGATACCCAAAAAGCATTATCTATCTTAGTCAATGCCAAAACAGACCGTCCTGCTGTTTGTAATGCAGCAGAAACAGTGATTATCCATAAAGATTGGTTTGCTGAAAACCTAGAGAACTTTATCGAAACTTGTGCTAAACATAACATAACAATTCACGGTGACGAAACGGTTGTTAGTAAAATCGCAAACGCAAAGCCTGCGAACGAAGAGGATTGGGCAAATGAATATCTAAGCTTAGATATTGCCGTAAAAGTAGTTAACTCTATTGATGAAGCAATTGACCATATTGAAACATATGGAACAAAACATTCAGAAGCAATCATTACTGAAGATAAAGATGCAGCATCTCTTTTTATGAAGCTTGTTGATGCTTCAGCTTTATACCATAACGCTTCAACTCGATTTACAGATGGTGGTGCACTAGGTTTTGGGGCTGAAATTGGTATTTCTACCCAAAAATTACATGCAAGAGGTCCTATGGGATTACCGGCATTAACAACAGTTAAATTTTTAATGAGCGGAAATGGTCAAGTAAGGTAA